A region of Thermovibrio ammonificans HB-1 DNA encodes the following proteins:
- a CDS encoding HlyD family efflux transporter periplasmic adaptor subunit, whose product MSEEKNQNNIGKMKFRAEPTRHFPRYRIPAYIEIDGKRYKLKDWSIGGCAIIGLPEEYLQKRWATGNLIVPFDTFDTVIKNIKLEFLRKNPDGTIGCRFTELRPDQISLMQDIIEAYLEGSIEPSVDEFINTIKREDLREALEARKPKAPKRAEAEEILRRIFITFLFVVIILTLVIFILEALYTRVYLVRAVSAFYDAPLKVIRTPASGFFKFKNPIHPGDRIKKDEILGFMNVPGLVSFVIPSPVEGTVTKVFVTNNDAVREGDPLMLVLPKGKRVYVFANILHKDLERVRVGDTARVIRFDGKVIIGKIVEIKASPSLAALHSTSPMPAYSFAWNYDRVKIELPPDSCSLDDIGNSVEVQIDLTPPLLKPVFALLPKF is encoded by the coding sequence ATGAGCGAGGAGAAGAACCAGAACAACATAGGGAAGATGAAGTTCCGGGCGGAGCCGACCCGCCACTTTCCCAGGTACAGGATACCCGCCTACATAGAGATAGACGGGAAAAGGTACAAGCTCAAAGACTGGTCAATCGGCGGATGTGCAATCATAGGCCTGCCGGAGGAGTACCTCCAGAAGCGCTGGGCAACCGGTAACCTTATCGTTCCGTTCGACACTTTCGATACCGTTATAAAGAACATAAAGCTCGAGTTCCTCAGGAAAAACCCCGACGGGACAATAGGGTGCAGGTTCACAGAGCTCCGCCCCGACCAGATATCCCTGATGCAGGACATAATAGAGGCCTACCTTGAGGGAAGCATAGAGCCTTCGGTAGACGAGTTCATAAACACCATTAAAAGGGAAGACCTCAGAGAGGCCCTGGAGGCGAGAAAGCCCAAGGCTCCCAAAAGGGCTGAAGCAGAGGAGATACTCAGGAGGATATTCATAACCTTCCTCTTCGTGGTTATCATACTGACGCTGGTTATCTTCATTCTGGAAGCCCTCTACACCCGTGTTTACCTGGTCAGGGCGGTATCGGCCTTCTACGATGCGCCTTTAAAGGTTATCAGAACCCCCGCAAGCGGCTTTTTCAAGTTTAAGAACCCTATCCATCCGGGAGACCGGATAAAGAAAGACGAGATTCTGGGATTTATGAACGTTCCGGGCTTAGTGTCGTTTGTAATCCCCTCGCCTGTAGAGGGAACGGTTACCAAGGTGTTTGTTACGAACAACGACGCAGTGAGGGAAGGGGACCCTCTGATGCTGGTCCTGCCCAAAGGGAAGAGGGTTTACGTTTTCGCCAACATACTCCACAAAGACCTTGAAAGGGTCAGGGTGGGAGACACGGCAAGGGTGATAAGGTTCGACGGCAAGGTGATAATAGGCAAGATAGTGGAAATCAAGGCCTCGCCTTCCCTTGCGGCTCTCCACTCCACCTCGCCTATGCCGGCCTACTCGTTCGCCTGGAACTACGACAGGGTAAAGATTGAGCTTCCCCCCGACAGCTGCTCACTGGACGACATAGGAAACTCGGTAGAGGTCCAGATAGACCTCACCCCTCCCCTGCTCAAACCGGTTTTCGCCCTACTGCCTAAGTTTTAG
- a CDS encoding glycosyltransferase translates to MQQIIYTIIYILFLIGYALWLWPIYFVPEAKRYLIIIGAIAAWRYTWFIINALRATFYKKVYFPTIRKRARALPREMLPKNVFILVTTYRIPEHISISVYRAAIREIINCANKGMKATLIASVVEKSEENLVKKLWTTLKPPQNTKLIIVRFAGTGKRDGLAVAFRALLKEPVNLKDAIVALVDGDSILTDGVMEKCAELFALYPKLGAVTTDEDCILEEKNFAYKVYKQWYKLRFAQRDTYMASAALSRRVPTLTGRMSVYRGILFLDPEFTETVQYDFIEHWRIGWLRFLTGDDKSTWYYVLKNGWEMLYVSDAMVYTHEDPPDPNFLKGATMLMMRWYGNSLRATYRAMKIPSSIASLYMWYMIRDQRITMWTGLYGLLAAILGEIKWGGGIIFAYFWWILFTRFIIILYYAMQRGYYYMSWPFFLYFNQIYGSLVKIYITSHLYRQKWTRQKTILAGEETIWDRLYVVATSHMELVAKILTFFILTGYSVGFFNIYDLINLTRIFGGR, encoded by the coding sequence TTGCAACAGATAATCTACACGATTATCTACATCCTCTTCCTCATAGGTTACGCCCTTTGGCTATGGCCGATATACTTCGTGCCGGAAGCGAAAAGGTACCTAATCATCATCGGAGCCATAGCCGCCTGGAGGTACACCTGGTTCATCATCAACGCACTCAGGGCAACCTTTTACAAGAAGGTCTACTTTCCCACAATCAGGAAGAGGGCAAGGGCCCTGCCGAGAGAGATGCTGCCCAAGAACGTATTCATACTGGTCACAACCTACCGAATCCCCGAACACATCTCCATAAGCGTTTACAGGGCCGCCATAAGGGAAATCATAAACTGTGCAAACAAAGGTATGAAAGCCACGCTTATCGCCTCTGTCGTTGAGAAATCGGAGGAGAACCTCGTTAAGAAACTCTGGACCACCCTCAAACCGCCCCAGAATACAAAGCTGATAATCGTTCGGTTTGCCGGAACCGGAAAGAGGGACGGACTGGCTGTGGCCTTCAGGGCCCTGCTCAAAGAGCCCGTAAACCTTAAAGACGCAATCGTAGCCCTTGTAGACGGAGACTCCATACTGACAGACGGCGTTATGGAGAAGTGTGCAGAGCTCTTTGCCCTCTACCCGAAGCTGGGGGCCGTAACCACAGACGAAGACTGTATCCTTGAGGAGAAGAACTTTGCCTACAAAGTTTACAAACAGTGGTATAAACTCCGCTTTGCCCAGCGCGACACCTACATGGCCTCCGCCGCCCTCTCAAGGCGCGTTCCGACCCTAACCGGAAGGATGTCCGTTTACAGGGGAATCCTCTTCCTGGACCCTGAGTTTACAGAGACCGTCCAGTACGACTTTATAGAGCACTGGCGGATAGGATGGCTGCGCTTTTTAACGGGAGACGACAAGTCCACCTGGTACTACGTACTGAAGAACGGGTGGGAGATGCTCTACGTATCGGACGCGATGGTGTACACCCACGAAGACCCTCCCGACCCGAACTTCCTCAAAGGCGCAACCATGCTGATGATGCGCTGGTACGGTAACTCCCTTCGGGCAACCTACAGGGCGATGAAAATACCCTCCAGTATCGCCTCTCTCTACATGTGGTACATGATAAGGGACCAGCGTATAACGATGTGGACCGGGCTCTACGGCCTACTTGCCGCAATACTCGGAGAGATAAAGTGGGGCGGCGGAATAATATTTGCCTACTTCTGGTGGATACTCTTTACGAGGTTCATAATCATCCTCTACTACGCCATGCAACGGGGCTACTACTACATGTCGTGGCCCTTCTTCCTCTACTTCAACCAGATATACGGCTCACTGGTGAAAATCTACATCACCAGTCACCTCTACAGACAGAAGTGGACAAGACAGAAGACGATTCTGGCCGGAGAGGAGACCATCTGGGATAGGCTCTACGTAGTGGCAACATCCCACATGGAGCTTGTGGCAAAGATACTGACCTTCTTCATACTAACGGGCTACTCGGTCGGGTTCTTCAACATCTACGACCTGATTAACCTAACAAGAATTTTCGGGGGAAGGTAG
- a CDS encoding DUF1565 domain-containing protein → MECAGKALKLLSLSVALLITATGCSTAAQRVQTEPTLPPVKIYNGGRVFFVSPEGDDDNTGLSSKYPLKHIQSALELAQPGDTIVLMPGTYRENIKTVRDGLPGKPITVVGTPGSLIVGNDKPKGRIIDVRNSYIQLLHLNINGQFADCTEENCYHDKLIYIHGSPEKMLSGIRVEAVNLKNALGECLRIKYSENSEIAWNSISHCGLRDFVFGRGKQNGEGIYVGTAPEQTHGHPDHTKNILIRYNTIATYGAECVDVKEGATKIVIENNVCLKSMQKTSGGISVRGNREVIRYNIVFDNKGAGIRLGGDTKEFGIENEVTYNFLDNNLKAALKIMRTPQDKMCSNRSTDTEKLYYPKEKRFMGAFEPCNR, encoded by the coding sequence ATGGAATGTGCTGGTAAGGCGCTTAAGCTTTTAAGTCTATCTGTGGCCTTACTCATAACAGCCACCGGCTGCTCAACTGCAGCCCAAAGAGTCCAGACAGAGCCGACCCTGCCGCCAGTAAAAATCTACAACGGCGGCAGGGTCTTCTTCGTGTCCCCGGAGGGGGACGACGACAACACTGGCCTCTCCTCAAAGTACCCCCTGAAACACATACAGAGTGCCCTGGAGCTTGCCCAACCGGGAGACACAATAGTCCTGATGCCGGGAACCTACCGAGAAAACATCAAAACGGTCAGAGACGGCCTACCCGGAAAACCAATCACAGTAGTGGGAACCCCGGGAAGCCTCATAGTGGGGAACGACAAACCTAAAGGGCGCATAATCGACGTCAGAAACAGCTACATTCAGCTCCTCCACCTGAACATAAACGGCCAGTTCGCCGACTGTACAGAGGAGAACTGCTACCACGACAAGCTCATATACATCCACGGCTCACCGGAGAAGATGCTATCCGGCATAAGGGTAGAGGCCGTTAACCTGAAAAACGCACTGGGAGAGTGTCTGAGAATCAAATACTCCGAAAACAGCGAAATAGCCTGGAACTCGATATCCCACTGCGGACTTAGGGACTTCGTATTCGGAAGGGGGAAGCAAAACGGGGAAGGTATCTACGTAGGAACTGCACCCGAGCAGACCCACGGCCACCCGGACCATACAAAGAACATACTCATAAGGTACAACACCATAGCCACCTACGGAGCCGAATGTGTAGACGTTAAGGAGGGAGCAACCAAAATCGTAATAGAGAACAACGTGTGTCTCAAAAGTATGCAGAAGACAAGCGGGGGGATATCGGTAAGGGGGAACCGAGAGGTTATACGCTACAACATAGTTTTCGACAACAAAGGTGCCGGAATAAGGTTGGGAGGGGACACAAAGGAGTTCGGAATAGAGAACGAGGTAACCTACAACTTCCTCGACAACAACCTTAAAGCCGCCTTAAAGATAATGAGGACTCCTCAGGATAAGATGTGCAGTAACCGCTCAACCGATACAGAGAAGCTCTACTACCCTAAAGAAAAACGATTTATGGGGGCCTTTGAACCTTGCAACAGATAA